In Candidatus Omnitrophota bacterium, the DNA window AAGATGAAGTACCGTTTTTTATGTACGGGTCTAACTGAAGAGCAGTGGGTGTGTCAGTGTCAAGAGCGCCGGTCTCCATAGACCAGTGTTCCTTAGCGGCCACTATCCTTTGTAAATTGGTTGTACATTGATCGCGATAGGCATTGTTTCTTATTTTTGCGAAATTGGGCAAAGCAATGGCGCAGAGTATGCCTATTATTATGGCCACGACCATTATTTCTACTATCGTAAAGCCATGATTACGCTTTGGCGTCGGTCTCCGCACATTTTTCATCCGAAGTCCTTTCTTTCTTTAAAAGAAGACCCCATTCCTCGTCAATATTTTTCTGTATTAGGCCCATCGCGTCACTATTAAGATGTTTGAACCTGCCTTGTAAGTTAAGATATTCGCGCACATCCGTTTTTTTATTTGGTTTTTTTACAGTATACCGGCTGTTCTCCACTTCATAAAGGGGAAATACGCATGCTTCAAAAGAGAGCTTCGCAAGTTTTATCGTAAGCTGGGATGAAAACTTCCATCCGGCCGGACAGGGAGATATTATTTGTATAAATTTAGGCCCTTTTATGCTCTTGGCCTTTTTTAATTTTGCGATAAAATCTTCCGGGAAGGCGATATTGGCAGTTGCCGTATAGGGTATTTTATGGGCCACCATTATCTCTACCATGTTTTTTTTCGGCCCTGTTTTAAAATTTTTTGCGGGCGTAGTGGTTGTCCATGCGCCGTAAGGGGTTGATGAGCTTCGCTGTATGCCGGTATTCATATATGCTTCATTGTCATAGCATACATATATGATGTCCTCTCCCCTTTCCACTGCCCCTGATAATGCTTGTATGCCGATGTCCATAGTTCCGCCATCACCTGCCCACGCCAATACTGAAACGTTATCTATCCCTTTTATATCCAATGCTGCCCTTACACCGGAAGCGGTAGAACCTGCGGTTTCAAAAGCTGTATGAAATAAAGGCACGCCTGCTGCCGAATACGGAAAAGGCCCGTCTATTATAGACCAGCAGCAAGCCGGGATTACGACGATAGTCTCCCTTCCCAGGGCCTTTAAAGCGTACCGGAAGGCCAACGTTGCTCCGCAACCCTGGCAGGCGACGTGGCCTGATGACATGATCTCTATTTCCGGAATCGTCAATTTCATATTTTGGCTCCCACCCAGGTAAATTCGTTATTACGAGCCATTTTTGGCATACTTTCCGCGATTTTTATTATTTCATCTATTGTTACGTCCCTTCCACCAAGCCCGGCTATGAATCCGTATATTGGCGGACGAGCGCTCTCCCTATAAAGGGCAGATTTGACTTCCTGGAAGAATATGCCTTCGCTGCCAAATGAAATGTCCCTGTCTATTACCCCCGCTGATTTTGCTCTTTTAATAATCTTTCTTACTTCATTTTTTGGAAATGGTCTAAAGGTGCGGATTCTAAGAAGCCCCACCTTCTTATTTTTTTCCCTCATCAGGTCTACGGCCTCTTTAGCCGTTTGCGACATAGCACCGGCGGTAATCAGTATCTCATCGGCATCCTCGGTCTTATATTCATCAATTAGGCCGTATCGCCGGCCCGTAATTGCGGCATACTCTTTCCCCGTTTCGCTTATTACCCCTAATGCATCTTCCATTGAAGACTGTATCTTATAGCGCAGCTCATAATACCACTCCGGACTCGTGAGGCCTCCAAAGGTATGAGGTTCATTTATATCGAGCTTATATTTAGGGTCATATTTTGGCAGGAATTTATCTATAGACTTTTGCTCAGGCAGATCTACG includes these proteins:
- a CDS encoding type II secretion system GspH family protein; the protein is MRRPTPKRNHGFTIVEIMVVAIIIGILCAIALPNFAKIRNNAYRDQCTTNLQRIVAAKEHWSMETGALDTDTPTALQLDPYIKNGTSS
- a CDS encoding 3-methyl-2-oxobutanoate dehydrogenase subunit beta; amino-acid sequence: MKLTIPEIEIMSSGHVACQGCGATLAFRYALKALGRETIVVIPACCWSIIDGPFPYSAAGVPLFHTAFETAGSTASGVRAALDIKGIDNVSVLAWAGDGGTMDIGIQALSGAVERGEDIIYVCYDNEAYMNTGIQRSSSTPYGAWTTTTPAKNFKTGPKKNMVEIMVAHKIPYTATANIAFPEDFIAKLKKAKSIKGPKFIQIISPCPAGWKFSSQLTIKLAKLSFEACVFPLYEVENSRYTVKKPNKKTDVREYLNLQGRFKHLNSDAMGLIQKNIDEEWGLLLKKERTSDEKCAETDAKA
- the porA gene encoding pyruvate ferredoxin oxidoreductase, giving the protein MKKVITGNHAVSFGAKLARVEVIAAYPITPQTEVVEKLSEIVSDGELAAKFIKVESEHSAMAACIGASVTGARAFTATSSQGLALMHEMLHWATGARVPIVMANINRTLGPPWNIWSEQTDSLSQRDTGWLQFYCENNQEILDTVIQAFKICEKVSLPGMICLDAFYHSHTSEVVDLPEQKSIDKFLPKYDPKYKLDINEPHTFGGLTSPEWYYELRYKIQSSMEDALGVISETGKEYAAITGRRYGLIDEYKTEDADEILITAGAMSQTAKEAVDLMREKNKKVGLLRIRTFRPFPKNEVRKIIKRAKSAGVIDRDISFGSEGIFFQEVKSALYRESARPPIYGFIAGLGGRDVTIDEIIKIAESMPKMARNNEFTWVGAKI